The following coding sequences lie in one Allochromatium vinosum DSM 180 genomic window:
- the rne gene encoding ribonuclease E has translation MKRMLINATQPEELRVATVDGQLLYNLDIESPGREQKKANIYKGVITRVEPSLEAAFVDYGAERHGFLPLKEIARSYFEPDSVKPGSRVSIKESVREGREVVVQIDKEERGNKGAALTTFISLAGRYLVLMPNNPRAGGVSRRIEGQDRTELRDAMSQLQLPEDMGMIVRTAGVGKNVEELQWDLDYLLQLWQAIVSSGESRKAPFLIYQESDVIIRSIRDYLRVDIGEIVIDDRTVYERAENFIRQVMPQNLKKLRLYQDEVPLFTRYQIETQIESAFQREVRLPSGGSIVIDHTEALTSIDINSARATKGADIEETALNTNLEAADEIARQLRLRDLGGLFVIDFIDMGPPKNQRAVEDRLREALKQDRARVQVARISRFGLLEMSRQRLRPSLGESSQQICPRCKGQGTIRGVESLALSILRILEEEAMKESTQRLQAQLPVSVATFLLNEKRRAILDIEQRQEVEILLIPNEHIQTPEYRIERIRAQDIAGKAPEETPSYTIKAVPEPSAAAPHYAKLGQPARIEEPAVKLIAPSVPAPRQTERPRPTPPTTVSRKETERAESESLLKRIWTGLFLSRSNEAGSAQPQAADKRAVAGGRSGSKAGSEPSAASRPQERATNATGTASSGDESGRSRQARDERRRGQSQPTSDRRQPRDDAGAGDETSGDENGREDRRRNNSARGRGRRGSNPNGAATRPDESRGSNANAQARQERTAETNAAARESADAAGDPTAMPKRRDARNDERPARPAPESNGTRERRPIDTTEIDAENVQLDEETDSETTVSGTERPRSSRRRRGGRNRRRPATPRTDENWQESDSRTDSAAERSIKPEVTEPRVERQDSPHETSSRRPGSERSNTPESVAAAPVSTTTATTDAAPTPSPSVTPGTAPAPASSAPASAESAPATPAPVQALAERPPLSPPAPMTAIAPVTPPEPKPAPVAASAPATPAEPRPAPVAEATASTAPSEPRPRTTDTVSEPASERRTESDRTGQDA, from the coding sequence ATGAAACGAATGCTCATCAACGCGACTCAGCCGGAAGAGTTGCGCGTAGCGACTGTCGACGGGCAGTTGCTCTATAACCTCGATATCGAATCACCGGGACGCGAACAGAAGAAAGCCAATATCTACAAGGGTGTCATCACCCGCGTCGAGCCGAGTCTGGAAGCCGCCTTCGTCGACTATGGCGCCGAGCGCCACGGCTTCCTGCCGCTGAAAGAGATCGCACGGTCCTATTTCGAGCCGGACAGCGTCAAACCCGGCTCGCGCGTCAGCATCAAGGAGTCGGTCCGGGAAGGCCGCGAGGTCGTGGTCCAGATCGACAAGGAGGAGCGCGGCAACAAGGGCGCGGCGCTGACCACCTTCATCTCGCTGGCCGGACGCTATCTGGTCCTGATGCCCAACAACCCGCGCGCCGGCGGCGTGTCGCGACGCATCGAGGGTCAGGACCGCACCGAACTGCGCGACGCCATGAGCCAGCTCCAGCTCCCCGAGGACATGGGGATGATCGTGCGCACCGCCGGCGTCGGCAAGAACGTCGAGGAACTGCAATGGGATCTGGACTATCTGCTCCAGCTCTGGCAGGCGATCGTCAGCTCGGGTGAGAGCCGCAAGGCGCCGTTCCTGATCTATCAGGAGAGCGACGTCATCATCCGCTCGATCCGTGACTATCTGCGCGTCGACATCGGCGAGATCGTGATCGACGACCGCACCGTCTATGAGCGCGCCGAGAACTTCATCCGCCAGGTGATGCCGCAGAATCTCAAGAAGCTACGGCTCTACCAGGACGAGGTGCCGCTGTTCACGCGCTACCAGATCGAGACCCAGATCGAGTCGGCCTTCCAGCGCGAGGTGCGCCTGCCCTCGGGCGGCTCGATCGTCATCGACCACACTGAGGCCCTGACCTCGATCGACATCAACTCGGCGCGCGCCACCAAGGGCGCCGACATCGAGGAGACCGCGCTCAACACCAACCTGGAGGCCGCCGACGAGATCGCGCGCCAGTTGCGTCTGCGCGACCTCGGCGGACTGTTCGTCATCGACTTCATCGACATGGGGCCGCCGAAGAATCAGCGCGCGGTCGAGGACCGGCTGCGCGAGGCGCTCAAGCAGGATCGCGCGCGGGTGCAGGTGGCGCGCATCTCGCGCTTCGGATTGCTGGAGATGTCGCGCCAGCGTCTGCGTCCCTCGCTCGGCGAGTCGAGCCAGCAGATCTGTCCGCGCTGCAAGGGCCAGGGCACCATTCGCGGTGTCGAATCGCTCGCGCTCTCGATCCTGCGCATCCTGGAAGAGGAGGCGATGAAGGAGAGCACTCAGCGTCTCCAGGCTCAGCTGCCGGTGAGTGTGGCGACCTTCCTGCTCAACGAGAAGCGCCGCGCCATTCTCGACATCGAGCAGCGTCAGGAAGTCGAGATCCTGCTCATCCCCAATGAGCACATCCAGACGCCCGAGTACAGGATCGAACGCATCCGCGCTCAGGACATCGCCGGCAAGGCGCCGGAGGAAACGCCGAGCTACACCATCAAGGCCGTTCCCGAGCCGAGCGCCGCCGCGCCGCATTACGCCAAGCTCGGTCAGCCGGCCCGGATCGAGGAACCCGCCGTCAAGCTCATCGCCCCGAGTGTGCCCGCGCCGCGTCAGACCGAACGCCCGCGCCCGACTCCGCCGACCACGGTCAGCCGCAAGGAGACCGAGCGCGCCGAGTCCGAGAGTCTGCTCAAGCGCATCTGGACCGGACTCTTCCTCTCGCGCTCGAACGAGGCAGGCAGCGCCCAGCCACAGGCCGCCGACAAGCGCGCCGTGGCCGGCGGGCGCTCCGGTTCCAAGGCCGGTTCCGAGCCGTCGGCGGCATCCAGGCCGCAGGAACGCGCGACGAACGCTACCGGCACGGCCAGTTCCGGCGATGAGTCGGGGCGTTCACGTCAGGCGCGCGACGAGCGTCGGCGTGGTCAGTCGCAGCCGACGAGTGACCGGCGCCAGCCGCGCGACGACGCGGGCGCGGGCGACGAGACCAGTGGCGACGAGAACGGGCGCGAGGATCGACGCCGCAACAACAGTGCGCGCGGACGCGGTCGGCGCGGCTCGAATCCGAACGGCGCTGCAACGCGCCCCGATGAGTCGCGCGGTTCCAATGCCAATGCTCAGGCGCGTCAGGAGCGGACCGCCGAAACGAACGCGGCGGCGCGCGAGTCGGCCGACGCGGCCGGCGACCCGACCGCGATGCCCAAGCGGCGCGACGCCCGGAACGACGAGCGTCCGGCACGGCCCGCACCCGAGTCGAACGGTACGCGCGAGCGCCGTCCCATCGACACGACCGAGATCGATGCCGAGAACGTCCAACTCGACGAAGAGACCGATAGCGAGACGACCGTCTCCGGTACCGAGCGTCCACGTTCATCGCGTCGACGTCGCGGCGGGCGCAACCGACGCCGCCCCGCGACGCCGCGCACGGACGAGAACTGGCAGGAGAGCGACAGCCGCACGGACTCGGCGGCCGAACGCTCGATCAAACCTGAAGTGACGGAACCGCGTGTCGAGCGTCAGGACAGCCCACACGAGACCTCCAGCCGTCGCCCCGGCTCCGAGCGGTCGAACACTCCGGAGTCAGTCGCTGCGGCTCCAGTGTCGACGACGACCGCGACGACTGACGCTGCACCGACGCCGTCGCCCAGCGTCACGCCTGGAACGGCGCCCGCTCCAGCGTCTTCGGCACCGGCATCGGCCGAGTCAGCCCCGGCCACGCCAGCGCCGGTCCAGGCTCTGGCTGAGCGTCCGCCGCTTTCGCCGCCGGCGCCCATGACCGCGATTGCTCCCGTGACACCGCCCGAACCCAAGCCCGCACCCGTGGCGGCATCGGCTCCAGCGACACCGGCCGAGCCCAGGCCCGCGCCCGTGGCCGAAGCGACTGCATCGACGGCTCCCAGCGAACCACGGCCGCGAACCACCGATACGGTCTCCGAGCCTGCATCGGAGCGCCGCACCGAATCGGACCGAACCGGCCAGGACGCCTGA
- a CDS encoding RluA family pseudouridine synthase, translating to MKSSASVTKSKTVDRPARDANRPLASPQGGDAAKAPQYVQVDTQADGQRIDNFLLRILKGVPRSHLYRLLRRGEVRVNKGRVKAEYRLCAGDVVRIPPIRLGESAPPARAPEAQLARLEGAIIHEDERLLVIDKPSGLAVHGGSGLSYGLIESLRQLRPGRELELVHRLDRDTSGCLVVCKRRSALRELHALIREGGLDKRYLALILGELPRAELLVDAPLKKNVLSSGERLVRVDAQGGKEARTRFRRLKRFAIDGQALTLVEAELITGRTHQIRVHAAHLGTPLAGDDKYGDEAANQRLKGYGLKRLFLHASALSFKLECMARPLRLECPLPDELQQVLDALEN from the coding sequence TTGAAATCTTCAGCCTCCGTCACGAAATCCAAGACCGTCGATCGTCCAGCGCGCGATGCCAATCGACCACTCGCGTCCCCTCAAGGTGGGGATGCCGCGAAAGCACCACAATATGTCCAGGTCGATACCCAGGCCGATGGTCAGCGTATCGACAATTTTCTGTTGCGCATCCTCAAGGGTGTGCCGCGCAGTCATCTCTACCGGCTGCTGCGGCGTGGTGAGGTCCGGGTCAACAAGGGGCGCGTGAAGGCCGAGTATCGGCTGTGCGCCGGGGATGTGGTGCGTATTCCGCCGATCCGCCTCGGCGAATCGGCGCCGCCCGCGCGTGCGCCCGAGGCGCAGTTGGCGCGGCTGGAGGGCGCGATCATCCATGAGGACGAGCGACTGCTGGTGATCGACAAGCCCTCGGGGCTGGCGGTGCATGGCGGCAGTGGTCTGAGCTATGGCCTGATCGAGTCGCTGCGCCAATTGCGTCCCGGGCGCGAGCTGGAGCTGGTGCATCGGCTCGACCGCGACACCTCTGGCTGTCTGGTCGTCTGCAAGCGGCGTAGCGCGCTGCGTGAGCTGCATGCCCTGATCCGCGAAGGCGGCCTGGACAAGCGCTATCTGGCCCTGATCCTGGGCGAGCTGCCGCGCGCCGAGCTACTGGTCGACGCGCCGCTCAAGAAGAACGTCCTGAGTAGCGGCGAGCGTCTGGTGCGGGTCGATGCGCAGGGGGGCAAGGAGGCGCGCACCCGCTTTCGGCGTCTGAAGCGCTTTGCCATCGACGGTCAGGCGCTGACTCTGGTCGAGGCGGAACTCATCACCGGCCGCACCCATCAAATCCGCGTCCATGCCGCCCATCTCGGAACGCCGCTGGCCGGCGACGACAAATACGGCGACGAAGCGGCCAACCAGCGGCTCAAGGGCTATGGCCTGAAACGACTGTTTCTGCATGCCTCGGCGCTGAGTTTCAAACTCGAGTGCATGGCCCGTCCTCTGCGTCTGGAGTGCCCCCTGCCGGACGAACTGCAACAGGTGCTCGATGCCCTGGAGAACTGA
- a CDS encoding HAD-IIIA family hydrolase, whose amino-acid sequence MNFELIVFDWDGTLMDSEARIVTCIQAAFRDLGLPEPVPEVARDVIGLGLDEAMERLLPTGEEELRAKVVVQYRRHFLGGDQSPSELFPGARETLDWMTEQGYRLAVATGKSRAGLNKALDETGLHGVFHATRTADETFSKPHPQMLLELMDELGARAGETLMIGDTEYDLQMANNAGVRSLAVCYGVHEPGRLLACEPLACLDSLWAIRDWLSARQAN is encoded by the coding sequence GTGAATTTCGAACTGATCGTTTTCGACTGGGATGGAACCCTGATGGATTCCGAGGCGCGGATCGTCACCTGCATCCAGGCGGCCTTCCGCGACCTGGGACTGCCCGAGCCGGTGCCTGAAGTCGCGCGCGACGTCATCGGACTCGGTCTGGACGAGGCGATGGAGCGTCTGTTGCCGACCGGGGAGGAGGAACTGCGCGCCAAGGTGGTTGTGCAATATCGCCGTCATTTTCTGGGCGGCGACCAGAGTCCCTCGGAGCTCTTTCCAGGTGCACGTGAGACGCTCGACTGGATGACGGAGCAGGGCTATCGGCTGGCGGTGGCCACCGGCAAGAGTCGAGCGGGTCTGAACAAGGCGCTCGACGAGACTGGATTGCACGGCGTTTTCCATGCCACGCGCACGGCCGACGAGACCTTCTCCAAGCCGCATCCGCAGATGCTGCTGGAACTCATGGACGAGCTGGGCGCACGCGCCGGGGAGACACTCATGATCGGCGACACGGAATACGACTTACAGATGGCCAACAATGCCGGGGTGCGTTCGCTGGCGGTCTGTTACGGCGTCCATGAGCCGGGTCGGCTGCTGGCCTGCGAGCCGCTGGCCTGTCTCGATTCGCTGTGGGCGATCCGCGACTGGTTGAGCGCCAGACAGGCCAACTGA
- a CDS encoding S49 family peptidase, producing MNWKFWKKRREPMPAPGQPDWERALINRLAAEYLDDQRKRRRWATAFKLLILVYLIGVLIAANSTGLSDAVKVGEDHTALIEIKGVIASDSDASADRVITALRAAFEAKHVKGIVLRINSPGGSPVQAGYINDEIKRLKAKYKKDHDGKDMPVYAVAVDLCASGGYYVAVGADAIYVDKASLVGSIGVRIDSFGFQEAMQELGIERRLLTAGANKGILDPFSPLGDSQRAFIQSVLDRLHGQFIDAVKQGRGDKLKGGDELFSGLFWSGQEAVELGLADGLGSSSQVARELIKAEKIVEYTEKRDLLESIAKRFGALVGAGMLEGLGVSTGLSLPH from the coding sequence ATGAACTGGAAATTTTGGAAGAAACGCCGTGAGCCGATGCCCGCGCCCGGTCAGCCGGACTGGGAGCGTGCCCTGATCAACCGGCTCGCCGCCGAGTATCTGGACGACCAGCGCAAGCGCCGGCGTTGGGCGACAGCCTTCAAGCTGCTGATCCTGGTCTATCTGATCGGCGTGCTGATCGCGGCCAACAGCACCGGGCTGTCCGATGCCGTCAAGGTCGGCGAGGACCACACCGCGCTCATCGAGATCAAGGGGGTCATCGCTTCGGATTCCGATGCCAGCGCCGATCGCGTCATCACCGCGCTACGCGCCGCCTTCGAGGCCAAGCACGTCAAGGGCATCGTCCTGCGCATCAACAGCCCCGGCGGCAGTCCGGTCCAGGCCGGCTATATCAACGACGAGATCAAGCGTCTCAAGGCGAAGTACAAGAAGGACCATGATGGCAAGGACATGCCGGTCTATGCCGTAGCCGTCGATCTCTGTGCCTCGGGCGGCTATTACGTCGCCGTCGGTGCCGACGCCATCTATGTCGACAAGGCCAGTCTGGTGGGCTCCATCGGGGTGCGTATCGACAGTTTCGGCTTCCAGGAAGCGATGCAGGAGCTGGGCATCGAGCGCCGTCTGCTGACAGCCGGTGCGAACAAAGGCATCCTCGATCCCTTCTCACCGCTCGGCGATTCGCAGCGCGCCTTCATCCAGAGCGTGCTCGACCGGCTGCATGGCCAGTTCATCGATGCAGTGAAGCAGGGGCGTGGGGACAAGCTCAAGGGCGGTGACGAACTCTTCAGCGGGCTGTTCTGGAGCGGTCAGGAAGCCGTCGAACTGGGATTGGCCGATGGCCTCGGCAGTTCGAGTCAGGTGGCACGTGAGCTGATCAAGGCCGAGAAGATCGTCGAATACACCGAGAAGCGCGATCTGCTCGAATCCATCGCCAAACGCTTCGGCGCACTGGTCGGGGCCGGGATGCTGGAAGGGCTGGGTGTCTCGACCGGTTTGAGCCTGCCGCATTGA
- a CDS encoding TusE/DsrC/DsvC family sulfur relay protein has translation MATKTQTMGEILNPGAISAIDPDFPQAPVDWNRSIAEEIARHDGLELTADHWRTLQALQAYFARHERPNVRELHDALDEAFHIQGGLKYLYGLFPGGPVAQGCRFAGLTAPSGAADKSFGSVQ, from the coding sequence ATGGCGACCAAGACCCAGACAATGGGCGAGATTCTGAATCCGGGCGCGATCAGCGCCATCGACCCGGATTTTCCACAGGCTCCGGTCGACTGGAATCGATCGATCGCCGAGGAGATAGCCAGGCACGACGGACTCGAACTGACGGCGGATCACTGGCGCACACTCCAGGCGCTGCAAGCCTATTTCGCGCGCCACGAACGGCCCAATGTGCGCGAACTCCATGACGCGCTCGACGAAGCCTTCCACATCCAGGGTGGCCTCAAATATCTCTATGGTCTCTTTCCGGGTGGTCCGGTCGCCCAGGGCTGTCGTTTCGCTGGCCTGACAGCTCCCTCGGGCGCCGCCGACAAATCATTCGGCAGTGTCCAATAA